The DNA sequence TTGCCACAGGTGAATAAATTCTCCTTATAAGTTTTTTGATTTGAAAATTATCAAAAAATATATTTATATTGGAAACCGATTAATCTGTACTACTAATAATATAAGTAGTATTACAGAAATGGAGTGATAGATATGAAACTTGCAATACTAGGTGCAGGATGTTACAGGACCCATGCGGCCAGTGGAATAACAAACTTTTCCAGGGCCTGCGAGGTCGCTGAAATGGTTGGAAAACCAGAGATAGCCATGACCCATTCCACAATAACAATGGGTGCAGAGCTAAAAGAACTTGCAGGTGTGGACGAAGTCGTTGTTGCAGACCCTGTATTCGACAACCAGTTCACAGTTATAGACGACTTCGCCTACGAGGACGTCATAGAAGCCCACAAGGAGGACCCTGAAAAGATAATGCCACAGATCAGGGAAAAGGTCAACGAAGTCGCAAAGGAACTTCCAAAACCACCAGAAGGTGCAATACACTTTACACACCCTGAAGACCTTGGATTTGAGATAACAACCGATGACAGGGAAGCTGTTGCAGACGCCGACTTCATAATGACCTGGTTCCCAAAGGGAGACATGCAGCCAGGCATAATAGACAAGTTCATAGATGACATAAAACCAGGCGCCATCGTCACCCACGCCTGCACAATTCCAACCACCAAGTTCTACAAGATATTCGAAGAAAAACACGGCGACCTTGTAACAAAACCTGAAACACTCAACGTAACATCCTACCACCCAGGTGCCGTACCCGAAATGAAGGGCCAGGTCTACATTGCAGAGGGTTACGCCTCAGAGGAAGCAATAAACACCCTCTTCGAACTCGGACAGAAAGCAAGAGGTAACGCATACAGGTTACCAGCCGAACTCCTCGGACCAGTATGTGACATGTGCTCAGCCCTCACAGCAATAACCTACGCAGGTATACTATCCTACAGGGACTCAGTCACACAGGTACTCGGCGCGCCCGCAGGTTTCGCACAGATGATGGCCAAGGAGTCACTTGAACAGATAACAGCCCTTATGGAAAAGGTTGGAATAGACAAGATGGAAGAGCACCTCGACCCCGGTGCACTTCTGGGTACAGCTGACTCCATGAACTTCGGAGCATCAGCAGACATACTCCCAA is a window from the Methanothermobacter thermautotrophicus str. Delta H genome containing:
- the hmd gene encoding 5,10-methenyltetrahydromethanopterin hydrogenase, which translates into the protein MKLAILGAGCYRTHAASGITNFSRACEVAEMVGKPEIAMTHSTITMGAELKELAGVDEVVVADPVFDNQFTVIDDFAYEDVIEAHKEDPEKIMPQIREKVNEVAKELPKPPEGAIHFTHPEDLGFEITTDDREAVADADFIMTWFPKGDMQPGIIDKFIDDIKPGAIVTHACTIPTTKFYKIFEEKHGDLVTKPETLNVTSYHPGAVPEMKGQVYIAEGYASEEAINTLFELGQKARGNAYRLPAELLGPVCDMCSALTAITYAGILSYRDSVTQVLGAPAGFAQMMAKESLEQITALMEKVGIDKMEEHLDPGALLGTADSMNFGASADILPTVFEILEKRKK